A window of Bos taurus isolate L1 Dominette 01449 registration number 42190680 breed Hereford chromosome 8, ARS-UCD2.0, whole genome shotgun sequence contains these coding sequences:
- the SLC31A2 gene encoding protein SLC31A2 has protein sequence MAMHFIFSDEAVLLFDFWSVHSPTGMALSVLVILLLAVLYESIKVGKARLLYQALMNLSIPTSQQLIEAADQDSSSSDSLPVSRSPLRWFLCHFGQSLLHVAQVVVGYFVMLAVMSYNTWIFFGVVLGSGVGYYLAYPLLSMT, from the exons ATGGCG ATGCATTTCATCTTCTCAGATGAGGCAGTGCTTCTCTTTGATTTCTGGAGCGTCCATAGTCCCACAG GCATGGCCCTTTCCGTGTTGGTCATCCTGCTTCTGGCTGTGTTGTATGAAAGCATCAAGGTTGGCAAAGCCAGGCTGCTCTACCAGGCCCTGATGAACCTGTCCATCCCCACAAGCCAGCAGCTTATTGAAGCGGCAGACCAGGATTCTTCAAGCTCAGACTCCCTGCCTGTCAGCAGAAGCCCTCTCAG GTGGTTTCTGTGTCACTTCGGCCAGTCTCTGCTCCATGTCGCTCAGGTGGTCGTTGGCTACTTCGTGATGCTGGCGGTCATGTCCTATAACACCTGGATTTTCTTCGGCGTGGTCCTGGGCTCAGGTGTGGGCTACTACCTGGCCTACCCACTTCTCAGCATGACTTAG
- the SLC31A2 gene encoding protein SLC31A2 isoform X1, giving the protein MHFIFSDEAVLLFDFWSVHSPTGMALSVLVILLLAVLYESIKVGKARLLYQALMNLSIPTSQQLIEAADQDSSSSDSLPVSRSPLRWFLCHFGQSLLHVAQVVVGYFVMLAVMSYNTWIFFGVVLGSGVGYYLAYPLLSMT; this is encoded by the exons ATGCATTTCATCTTCTCAGATGAGGCAGTGCTTCTCTTTGATTTCTGGAGCGTCCATAGTCCCACAG GCATGGCCCTTTCCGTGTTGGTCATCCTGCTTCTGGCTGTGTTGTATGAAAGCATCAAGGTTGGCAAAGCCAGGCTGCTCTACCAGGCCCTGATGAACCTGTCCATCCCCACAAGCCAGCAGCTTATTGAAGCGGCAGACCAGGATTCTTCAAGCTCAGACTCCCTGCCTGTCAGCAGAAGCCCTCTCAG GTGGTTTCTGTGTCACTTCGGCCAGTCTCTGCTCCATGTCGCTCAGGTGGTCGTTGGCTACTTCGTGATGCTGGCGGTCATGTCCTATAACACCTGGATTTTCTTCGGCGTGGTCCTGGGCTCAGGTGTGGGCTACTACCTGGCCTACCCACTTCTCAGCATGACTTAG